A genomic window from Vitis riparia cultivar Riparia Gloire de Montpellier isolate 1030 chromosome 16, EGFV_Vit.rip_1.0, whole genome shotgun sequence includes:
- the LOC117934302 gene encoding glutamate dehydrogenase-like, which produces MNALAATNRNFRHASRILGLDSKLEKSLLISFREIKVECTIPKNDGSLATYVGFRVQHDNARGPMKGGIRYHPEVDPDEVNALTQLMTWKTAVVDIPYGGAKGGIGCTPRDLSMSELERLTRVFTKKIHDLIGTHTDIPAPDMGTNAQTMAWILDEYSKFHGHSPAVVTGKPIDLGGSLGREAATGQGVVFATEALLAQHGKSIKGLKFVFSGFGNVGSWVARLIHERGGKIIVVSDVTGAVKNQNGLDIGDLLRHKEETGCLTNFSGGDHMDPNELLTHECDVLIPCALGGVLNKENAADVKAKFIIEAANHPTDPEADEILSKKGVVILPNIYANAGGVTVRYFEWVQNIQGFMWEEEKVNNELQKYMTKAFRNIKAMCQSHNCSLRMGAFTLAVKRVACATTLRGWKLRLVLIHLLWICSLVTAEEADWFQSLPSIKVSLFFFVNHELLPHTLMGVVNI; this is translated from the exons ATGAATGCTCTAGCTGCCACTAACCGCAATTTTCGCCATGCTTCCCGCATTCTTGGGTTGGACTCCAAGCTGGAGAAGAGTCTTCTGATATCTTTCAGAGAGATCAAG GTGGAGTGCACGATCCCGAAGAATGATGGAAGTTTGGCGACGTATGTGGGGTTCCGTGTGCAGCATGATAATGCTCGTGGGCCCATGAAGGGAGGGATCAGATATCACCCTGAG GTGGATCCTGATGAGGTAAATGCGCTGACTCAATTGATGACGTGGAAGACCGCTGTAGTTGACATTCCCTATGGTGGTGCAAAGGGTGGCATTGGGTGCACCCCAAGGGACTTGAGTATGAGCGAGTTGGAACGTCTTACTCGTGTCTTTACTAAAAAGATTCATGATCTTATTGGAACTCATACCGATATACCTGCACCAGACATGGGAACTAATGCTCAG ACTATGGCATGGATTTTGGACGAGTACTCAAAATTCCACGGTCACTCACCCGCTGTAGTGACTGGAAAGCCAATA GATCTTGGTGGATCCCTCGGTAGGGAGGCTGCAACTGGTCAAGGTGTTGTTTTCGCAACTGAAGCTTTACTTGCGCAACATGGGAAGTCAATCAAGGGTTTGAAATTTGTT ttttcaggGTTTGGCAATGTTGGATCTTGGGTAGCAAGACTCATCCATGAGAGAGGTGGTAAAATCATAGTGGTGAGTGACGTCACTGGAGCTGTTAAGAACCAAAATGGGCTTGATATAGGGGATTTGCTTAGGCACAAAGAAGAGACTGGTTGTCTAACGAATTTCAGTGGCGGAGATCACATGGATCCGAATGAATTGCTCACACATGAATGTGATGTTCTCATCCCATGTGCTCTAGGTGGAGTTCTTAACAA AGAAAATGCTGCGGATGTTAAGGCAAAGTTCATAATAGAAGCAGCAAATCATCCTACTGATCCGGAAGCTGATGAG ATTCTATCCAAGAAGGGAGTTGTAATCCTCCCCAACATCTATGCTAATGCTGGAGGTGTGACCGTGAGGTATTTTGAGTGGGTTC AGAATATTCAAGGTTTTATGTGGGAAGAAGAGAAGGTGAATAATGAGCTTCAGAAGTACATGACCAAAGCTTTTCGTAACATTAAGGCAATGTGTCAATCACACAACTGCAGTCTTCGAATGGGAGCCTTCACATTGGCAGTGAAGCGAGTTGCTTGTGCCACAACGCTAAGGGGTTGGAAGCTTAGGTTGGTTCTTATTCATCTTCTTTGGATATGTTCCCTTGTTACAGCTGAAGAAGCAGATTGGTTTCAGTCATTACCTTCCATCAAagtctcattatttttctttgtcaaTCATGAACTTCTCCCCCACACATTGATGGGTGTTGTAAACATTTGA
- the LOC117934295 gene encoding glutamate dehydrogenase, producing MNALAATNRNFRRASRILGLDSKLEKSLLIPFREIKVECTIPKDDGSLATYVGFRVQHDNARGPMKGGIRYHPEVDPDEVNALAQLMTWKTAVVDIPYGGAKGGIGCTPKDLSMSELERLTRVFTQKIHDLIGTHTDVPAPDMGTNAQTMAWILDEYSKFHGHSPAVVTGKPIALGGSLGREAATGRGVVFATEALLAQHGKSIKGLTFVIQGFGNVGSWVARLIGERGGKIIAVSDVTGAVKNQNGLDIVDLLRHKEETGCLTNFSGGDHMDPNELLTHECDVLIPCALGGVLNKENAADVKAKFIIEAANHPTDPEADEILSKKGVVILPDIYANAGGVTVSYFEWVQNIQGFMWEEEKVNNELQKYMTKAFHNIKAMCQSHNCSLRMGAFTLAVNRVACATTLRGWEA from the exons ATGAATGCTCTAGCAGCCACTAACCGCAATTTTCGCCGTGCTTCCCGCATTCTTGGGTTGGACTCCAAGCTGGAGAAGAGTCTTCTGATACCTTTCAGAGAGATCAAG GTGGAGTGCACGATTCCGAAGGATGATGGAAGTCTGGCGACGTATGTGGGGTTCCGTGTGCAGCATGATAATGCTCGTGGGCCCATGAAGGGAGGGATCAGATATCACCCTGAG GTGGATCCTGATGAGGTAAATGCCCTGGCTCAATTGATGACATGGAAGACCGCCGTAGTCGACATTCCCTATGGTGGGGCAAAGGGTGGCATTGGGTGCACCCCAAAGGACTTGAGTATGAGCGAGTTGGAACGTCTCACTCGTGTCTTTACTCAAAAGATTCATGATCTTATTGGAACTCATACTGATGTACCTGCACCAGACATGGGAACTAATGCTCAG ACTATGGCATGGATTTTGGACGAGTACTCAAAATTCCATGGTCACTCACCGGCCGTAGTGACTGGAAAGCCAATA GCTCTTGGTGGATCCCTCGGTAGGGAGGCTGCAACTGGTCGAGGTGTTGTTTTCGCAACTGAAGCTTTACTTGCGCAACATGGGAAGTCAATCAAGGGTTTGACATTTGTTATTCAG GGTTTTGGCAATGTTGGATCTTGGGTAGCAAGACTCATCGGTGAGAGAGGTGGTAAAATCATAGCGGTGAGCGACGTCACTGGAGCTGTTAAGAACCAAAATGGGCTTGATATAGTGGATTTGCTTAGGCACAAAGAAGAGACTGGTTGTCTAACAAATTTCAGTGGCGGAGATCACATGGATCCGAATGAACTGCTCACACATGAATGTGATGTTCTCATCCCATGTGCTCTAGGTGGAGTTCTTAACAA AGAAAATGCTGCGGATGTTAAGGCAAAGTTCATAATAGAAGCAGCAAATCATCCTACTGATCCAGAAGCTGATGAG ATTCTATCCAAGAAGGGAGTTGTAATCCTTCCCGACATCTATGCTAATGCTGGAGGTGTGACCGTGAGCTATTTTGAGTGGGTTCAG AATATTCAAGGTTTTATGTGGGAAGAAGAGAAGGTGAATAATGAGCTTCAGAAGTACATGACCAAAGCTTTTCATAACATTAAGGCAATGTGTCAATCGCACAACTGCAGTCTTCGAATGGGAGCCTTCACATTGGCAGTGAATCGAGTTGCTTGTGCCACAACGCTAAGGGGTTGGGAAGCTtag